One Pieris napi chromosome 13, ilPieNapi1.2, whole genome shotgun sequence genomic window carries:
- the LOC125055455 gene encoding aldehyde dehydrogenase X, mitochondrial-like: MAKVEIKYTKLFINNQFVDAVSKKTFPTINPQDESVIVRVAEGDKADVDLAVDAAVKAFHRYSEWRTMDASQRGRLLYKLADLMERDAKYLSELETLDNGKPVAQSHAEVFWASSVVRYYAGKADKILGNTIPADGEVISMTLKEPVGVCGQVLPWNYPIPMFVWKIAPALAAGCTVIIKAAEQTPLTALAMAALVKEAGIPAGVVNVITGYGPTAGAALTNHPRVDKMAFTGSTEVGRIIMKGAAAVNLKRVTLELGGKSPLVIFNDADVEKAAEIAHRAAFTNGGQCCVAGTRTFVQSGIYDKFVAKSAEFAKKRTVGNPFGNVQQGALIDTDIFTKVLGYIEAGKKEGARCVAGGGRHGNVGFFVQPTVFADVTDNMKIAREEIFGPVQSILKFETFEEVVDRANDSNYGLGAGVITNDITTALAFAKHVRAGSVWVNTYEHIVAQAPFGGFRESGIGRELGEDGILQYLENKTVTISLPNKI; encoded by the exons ATGGCTAAAGTGGAAATTAAATACACCAAG TTGTTCATCAACAACCAATTTGTGGATGCTGTTAGCAAAAAGACTTTCCCCACCATCAACCCCCAAGATGAATCTGTCATCGTACGAGTCGCTGAAGGAGACAag GCTGACGTAGACCTTGCAGTAGACGCAGCCGTCAAAGCCTTCCACCGCTACTCGGAATGGCGCACCATGGATGCCTCTCAGAGGGGAAGACTCCTCTACAAGTTGGCTGACCTTATGGAGAGAGACGCTAAATACTTGTCAGAACTTGAAACTTTAGATAATGGAAAACCCGTCGCTCAATCTCACGCTGAAGTTTTCTGGGCATCTTCTGTGGTCAGATACTACGCTGGTAAAGCCGACAAGATTTTAGGAAACACCATTCCAGCag ATGGAGAAGTCATCTCCATGACCCTGAAGGAACCAGTTGGTGTTTGTGGACAAGTTCTTCCCTGGAACTACCCCATTCCTATGTTCGTATGGAAAATCGCTCCTGCTTTAGCTGCAG GGTGCACCGTGATCATAAAGGCAGCTGAACAAACACCTCTTACGGCACTTGCGATGGCTGCGCTCGTAAAGGAGGCTGGTATTCCTGCTGGAGTTGTAAATGTCATCACCGGTTATGGCCCGACCGCTGGAGCTGCCCTCACCAACCACCCGCGTGTTGACAAGATGGCTTTTACTGGGTCGACGGAG GTCGGTCGGATCATCATGAAAGGTGCCGCTGCTGTCAACCTTAAGAGAGTCACTCTTGAGCTTGGTGGAAAGAGTCCTCTTGTTATTTTCAACGACGCTGACG TGGAAAAAGCTGCAGAGATTGCCCACCGCGCTGCATTCACCAACGGAGGTCAATGCTGCGTAGCTGGAACAAGGACCTTTGTTCAATCTGGAATCTACGACAAATTCGTTGCTAAATCGGCTGAATTCGCTAAGAAGAGGACTGTAGGGAATCCTTTCGGAAATGTTCAACAGGGAGCTCTG ATCGATACAGACATTTTCACCAAAGTTCTAGGTTACATAGAGGCTGGTAAAAAGGAAGGTGCTCGTTGTGTGGCTGGAGGCGGACGCCACGGTAACGTCGGTTTCTTCGTTCAACCCACTGTCTTTGCTGACGTCACTGACAACATGAAGATAGCCAGGGAAGAG ATCTTCGGGCCAGTCCAGAGTATTCTGAAATTCGAGACCTTTGAAGAAGTGGTAGATCGTGCTAATGATTCCAACTATGGCTTGGGCGCTGGTGTCATCACCAACGACATCACTACCGCTCTAGCTTTCGCCAAACATGTACGTGCCGGAAGTGTTTG gGTAAACACGTACGAGCATATCGTTGCCCAGGCTCCGTTCGGTGGTTTCAGGGAGTCCGGTATAGGACGGGAATT gGGTGAAGACGGTATCCTGCAGTACTTGGAGAATAAGACAGTTACAATCAGTCTTccaaataaaatctaa
- the LOC125055540 gene encoding U-scoloptoxin(01)-Cw1a-like — protein MLKAIAIFFLGVTAALPQVPYDYYHVLHLPHSPPLYPVFDRPPHTEFSCAGRPRGYYADVQAGCQAYHFCWRHRLVNTDLCTNGTLFNEQFQVCDHFYNVRCGSPYEDL, from the exons atgttaaaagctattgcaatattttttcttg GGGTAACAGCCGCCCTACCCCAAGTTCCGTACGATTACTACCACGTGCTACACTTGCCCCACTCACCCCCATTATACCCAGTGTTTGACCGGCCTCCTCACACGGAATTCAGCTGTGCTGGACGCCCAAGAGGCTACTATGCTGACGTGCAAGCTGGATGTCAG GCTTACCATTTCTGCTGGCGTCATCGTCTGGTCAATACTGACCTTTGTACGAATGGGACTCTTTTCAACGAACAGTTTCag gtGTGCGATCATTTCTACAATGTACGTTGTGGATCACCTTACGAAGACCtgtag
- the LOC125055421 gene encoding uncharacterized protein LOC125055421, which yields MGIHCKINLKPPPNGVFLSGSVITGEIKYAVDEVTSLKQITLSLKGIGTLRMKKRSASRHEKSKVIYRTEEYVNIKQVLLNKDNGDGNLEIGSYTTPFKFEIPERIPPSADIFRKQGNHTLRYKVEYFISMKFEKTAFFSFTKRFRKDIKVLSDIIPTLPRDAMIFGERKTLFQPFSSTDSIVNLKSTILSSVVRAGDTIQFEYEIANNSHVTVNSVETKLIELIKSKKRRSHITFTKSIDGTDSKSGSIENGKSQQMITDIRVPEDALTISACNLAERSYAVLITVGLPMPHMNFELTIPVEIMLKSDNVVEISGEDAPPSYWDVMCEDKKELEMNKNDLDGE from the coding sequence ATGGGAAtacattgtaaaataaaccttAAGCCACCGCCAAATGGTGTGTTTTTATCTGGCAGTGTGATCACAGGAGAAATAAAATACGCCGTAGATGAGGTAACTTCGctaaaacaaattacattGTCTCTCAAAGGCATTGGTACATTACGTATGAAAAAGAGATCGGCATCACGCCACGAGAAGTCCAAAGTAATATATCGCACGGAGGAGTATGTAAACATAAAGCAggttcttttaaataaagataatgGCGATGGTAATTTAGAGATTGGATCGTATACAACgccatttaaatttgaaatacctGAACGTATACCACCATCTGCCGACATATTTCGGAAACAGGGCAATCACACATTAAGATacaaagttgaatattttatttcaatgaaaTTCGAGAAAACAGCATTTTTCTCCTTTACGAAACGGTTCAGAAAagatataaaagtattatctGATATTATACCGACGTTGCCCCGGGATGCAATGATTTTCGGGGAGAGAAAAACCCTATTTCAACCATTCTCTAGTACAGATTCTATAGTCAATTTGAAGTCGACAATTTTGTCTTCAGTCGTCCGAGCAGGGGACACTATTCAATTCGAATATGAAATAGCTAACAATAGCCACGTGACAGTGAATTCAGtcgaaacaaaattaattgaattgatcaagtcaAAAAAGCGTAGAAGTCATATAACATTTACGAAAAGTATTGATGGTACAGATTCAAAATCTGGAAGTATCGAAAATGGAAAATCTCAGCAAATGATTACCGATATTAGAGTACCAGAGGATGCTTTAACGATTAGTGCTTGTAACTTAGCAGAGAGGAGTTATGCCGTTCTCATAACAGTAGGACTACCGATGCCACATATGAACTTTGAGCTTACAATACCAGTAGAAATAATGTTGAAATCAGATAATGTTGTTGAGATCTCTGGTGAGGATGCGCCACCGTCATATTGGGATGTCATGTGTGAAGATAAGAAAGAAttagaaatgaataaaaatgatttagaTGGTGAATGA